The following proteins come from a genomic window of Mucinivorans hirudinis:
- a CDS encoding transposase produces MSKLLLPRSSDWSIGSVDIDEQNEEVRIELVYNNEVVIIDGISYPIYDYRSVREWRHLDLWQYKSYLVARIPRYIVGDKVISLGVPWLSAIGTYDHFARKKTIETLQVTKSQSGTARLLRISFDQVHRVMHRAVERGMALRDSDELYKYVSIDEKAISRGHEYASILSDELSGIVIEVSKGRTKESVDNLCIKGLSEEQRGAVERICTDMWDPYIYAAKEYFGQALHCHDNFHLVGYLNKAVDKVRRREVKLHEDLKRTKYLWLKDTNNFTDKQYATFEAIRGANYEVSRAWQVKENFRDIQFRQENYQSALSIYMFWKQNALRVNIPEITQVVEMFDRHKKGIVNAILTGASNARAERLNSSIEEIKRIGRGYRKFENFRIAILFFNANLKLYPHENQ; encoded by the coding sequence TTGAGTAAATTATTATTGCCTAGGAGTAGTGATTGGTCGATAGGCAGTGTAGACATCGACGAGCAAAACGAGGAAGTTCGTATTGAGCTTGTCTATAACAATGAAGTGGTAATTATTGATGGTATAAGTTATCCTATCTATGACTATCGTTCAGTTCGAGAGTGGCGACACTTGGATTTGTGGCAATATAAGAGTTACCTTGTTGCCCGTATTCCGCGTTATATTGTTGGAGATAAGGTAATAAGCTTGGGCGTACCGTGGTTAAGCGCCATTGGAACGTATGACCACTTTGCTCGAAAAAAAACGATAGAGACTTTGCAAGTAACCAAGAGTCAGAGTGGTACGGCAAGGTTATTGCGTATAAGTTTTGACCAAGTACATCGCGTGATGCACCGAGCAGTAGAGCGCGGTATGGCATTGCGAGATAGTGATGAGCTATATAAATATGTTAGCATTGACGAGAAAGCTATAAGTCGTGGTCACGAGTACGCATCAATTTTATCGGATGAGTTGAGCGGAATTGTGATAGAGGTTAGTAAAGGCAGGACAAAGGAAAGTGTTGATAATTTGTGTATTAAAGGTTTATCTGAGGAGCAGCGAGGGGCAGTAGAGCGAATATGCACCGATATGTGGGATCCTTATATTTACGCAGCAAAGGAGTATTTTGGGCAAGCATTGCACTGCCACGATAATTTTCATTTGGTCGGTTATTTGAATAAGGCTGTTGATAAGGTACGTCGCCGAGAGGTTAAGTTACACGAAGATTTGAAACGAACTAAGTATTTGTGGCTCAAGGACACAAATAATTTTACAGATAAGCAGTATGCGACTTTCGAGGCTATACGGGGAGCAAATTACGAGGTATCTCGGGCTTGGCAAGTGAAGGAGAATTTTAGAGATATTCAGTTTCGGCAAGAAAACTATCAAAGTGCATTATCAATATATATGTTTTGGAAACAGAACGCATTAAGGGTAAATATACCTGAGATAACCCAAGTAGTAGAAATGTTTGACAGGCATAAAAAAGGAATTGTAAATGCGATACTAACTGGCGCAAGTAATGCAAGGGCAGAGAGGTTAAACAGCTCTATCGAAGAGATAAAAAGAATCGGCAGAGGATACCGTAAATTTGAAAACTTCAGAATCGCAATACTATTCTTCAATGCAAACCTCAAACTTTACCCACACGAAAACCAGTAG